In Topomyia yanbarensis strain Yona2022 chromosome 2, ASM3024719v1, whole genome shotgun sequence, one DNA window encodes the following:
- the LOC131683824 gene encoding signal-induced proliferation-associated 1-like protein 1 isoform X3: protein MSLCWLHAMFGTAETLFMDSNHGMMGMQAELGGPPLQSVSSMMATNGGAPSNGNMNLLPGQGGIHHHIGPPPHLHPSQPPPPPGHQQHQQQQQQQQQQQLSSGRSGGTARERAMHAVEYYNSNVLRARVGAGLAGPRNSVHDRYPYIQRHLGMNGGNKLVPPTSENLYRSNSSLELIHDHSGSHDGLHPGGSNLRREYGSHGSIDVISSDRHHVGQSTGESFLAMLAEYRPAVFGMDHTHHHVVGHHTHHDSRNGGISSGEDSLDRGNASPKLRMKFNRLWSSSGGQTGKAGRAQQTQSASLEDPSMSANVSMLSNVSASSTTTVSSADIEERQRRRAFAHFDCQSLTANLGYAAKLRGLLLARRRNTTTGASAAATYGTRSSTPDGESIDEDYGDGQGNELLESCPFFRNEIGGEEEREVSLTRMQNPLPVGQQRRAIHRPLLAYGVSVLECSPNETLWKANTCPYQRGPRPIEQIDNGALYYHQFFFGQEHQNWFGMDEQLGPVAISIKKEKLPPSLTPTLTIHGTDVTPAAGQTQQHLYRLIVRTSELLTLRGSVIEDSIPNPRGSGKHVSTKEILEYVAPEVQISCLRLGVNTPQCEQQLLKLDEQGLTNKYKVGILYCRAGQSSEEDMYNNEDAGPAFNEFLDTIGKRVRLKGFEHYKAGLDNKTDSTGTHSLYANYQDCEIMFHVSTMLPFTPNNRQQLLRKRHIGNDIVTVVFQEPGALPFTPKNIRSQFQHVFIIVRAVNPCTDHTQYRVAVSRSKEVPVFGPPVRAGALYAKSKHFADFLLSKVINAENAAHRSEKFATMATRTRQEYLKDLTSNYCSATLVDTGQKFSIFPSKKRERSKPRFSGDLTQRGAFCWQVVLHDSGQSTQVDCFLGISAETFVLIEECSRQIIFVTPCKAVLGWSTSQNSLRVYHHQGECVTLNMRDSGDRDEQLEVIERLRAVTNGCGALELGLRRNPMGQLGFHVQPDGVVTQVEISGQAWTAGLRQGYRLVEICKVAVATLSHDQMVDLLKTSAQVTVTVIESFADFSPRRGCSLQNCRFNSMNYESDYDSVPERTDKNGKKHLPSAQLQSANHRRRYVRNFSPPRSSNSSGYGTGSSSRSFTALNPNGIPPIEHRYCPDMGTLTSSSSGHSSNDERWYDVLDPQQEAAPTSMPTSSEQNIYHHPKLTSSSNSLPLAGVTPRPLSLHNDSRQLVVNNANNNANIALLKRLIISENNGHENNSAAEPLYSSSMKNLANNQHLSATEDEDLSRHNSPQLKRSATTTNIYGINGGKKAASNGPASSSSTSSSRNNSPRPNSGVIDTKLRQKSAAPQRNSVNYTGSSLQEDLMKLINPDYIAAASSDDNFNVGSIEKMQKGHPNSHSLGNISSLASASGLKPIQQLTQKSRSREGINLGSSNNLKVAKNNGTMNGGANGHQSEQESDVIFTTARPATVISSNCSSPASELNNNSSKLHINEDHLKMSPSRKQQMMAAAAVASGILKNSMMANGGGGSSAAGGSSASGGKIPLPDMKEMDWTSLVDTATKAMTQLTESGSKSHPQANVYYDDISQVLNGVVQQQQQLQQQQQQLQHLKQQQQLQQAAAVAAHHNGTGTPALSDLSSNSSSTSPVSIGSGNSGHQMQNSSSLPELQSQVTQLSDRVLREQRRRRSLEHAVRRLTEENRRLQDESQAAVQQLRRFTEWFFQTIDRQS from the exons ATGAGCCTCTGCTGGTTACACGCGATGTTCGGCACAGCAGAGACGTTGTTCATG GACTCCAACCATGGGATGATGGGAATGCAAGCGGAGCTCGGTGGTCCACCGTTGCAATCGGTATCGTCAATGATGGCCACTAACGGTGGTGCTCCTTCGAACGGAAACATGAACCTACTGCCCGGTCAGGGAGGAATTCACCATCATATTGGTCCGCCGCCGCATCTGCATCCTTCTCAACCACCACCTCCACCAGGTCACCAGcaacatcagcagcagcagcaacaacagcaacaacaacagctgAGTAGTGGCCGTTCCGGTGGTACGGCACGGGAGCGAGCGATGCATGCCGTCGAGTACTACAACAGCAACGTGCTAAGGGCTCGTGTCGGTGCCGGGCTTGCTGGACCGCGAAACTCAGTTCACGATCGTTATCCCTACATCCAGCGACATCTCGGGATGAATGGAGGAAATAAGTTGGTTCCACCTACATCGGAAAACCTGTATAGAAGTAACTCAAGCTTGGAGCTAATTCACGATCACAGCGGTAGCCACGATGGACTACATCCCGGCGGGAGTAATTTGCGGAGGGAGTACGGAAGTCACGGTTCGATTGATGTGATCTCGTCCGATCGGCATCACGTGGGACAATCGACGGGTGAGAGTTTCCTGGCGATGCTGGCCGAATACAGACCGGCCGTGTTTGGAATGGATCACACACATCATCATgtagtaggacatcatacacaTCACGATAGTCGCAATGGCGGTATATCTTCCGGGGAGGATAGTTTGGATCGGGGTAACGCGAGTCCTAAGTTAAGAATGAAATTCAACCGATTGTGGTCGTCTTCCGGTGGTCAAACTGGTAAGGCTGGACGTGCTCAACAGACACAAAGTGCTTCACTGGAAGATCCGTCGATGAGCGCAAATGTTTCGATGCTGTCCAATGTGAGTGCGTCCTCGACTACGACGGTTTCGTCGGCTGACATCGAAGAACGTCAACGGAGGAGAGCGTTTGCCCATTTCGATTGTCAGTCGCTAACCGCTAATTTGGGTTACGCTGCTAAACTGAGAGGATTGCTGTTGGCTAGAAGACGGAACACTACGACGGGTGCGTCGGCAGCAGCAACTTATGGAACGAGGTCTTCTACTCCGGACGGAGAAAGCATAGATGAAGACTATGGGGATGGGCAAGGGAACGAGTTGCTGGAGAGCTGTCCATTCTTCAGAAATGAAATTGGTGGAGAAGAGGAACGCGAGGTTAGTTTGACAAGGATGCAAAATCCGCTTCCGGTCGGTCAGCAGAGACGAGCAATTCATCGACCTTTGCTAGCGTACGGTGTCTCCGTACTTGAATGTAGCCCGAATGAAACACTCTGGAAGGCAAATACTTGTCCATATCAGAGAGGTCCTCGTCCCATCGAACAAATCGACAACGGTGCTCTGTACTATCATCAGTTTTTCTTCGGTCAAGAACATCAAAATTGGTTCGGAATGGATGAACAGTTGGGCCCGGTGGCGATTTCGATCAAAAAGGAAAAACTGCCACCAAGTTTAACACCCACGTTGACAATCCACGGAACAGATGTAACACCCGCCGCAGGACAAACTCAGCAACATCTTTACAGGTTGATCGTACGCACCTCGGAGTTGTTGACACTTCGTGGATCAGTCATCGAGGACTCCATTCCGAACCCGCGCGGATCGGGCAAACATGTTAGTACCAAAGAAATTCTGGAATATGTAGCGCCAGAAGTACAAATAAGTTGTTTGAGGTTAGGCGTCAATACGCCACAATGTGAACAGCAGCTGTTGAAGCTTGACGAACAGGGTCTGACCAATAAGTATAAGGTTGGCATTCTGTACTGCCGAGCGGGACAATCGTCCGAGGAGGACATGTACAACAACGAAGACGCAGGTCCCGCGTTCAACGAATTTTTGGACACCATCGGAAAACGTGTCCGATTGAAGGGTTTCGAACACTACAAAGCCGGACTGGACAACAAAACGGACTCCACAGGGACTCACTCGCTGTACGCCAACTACCAGGATTGCGAGATAATGTTCCACGTTTCCACCATGCTTCCTTTCACACCGAACAACAGACAGCAGCTGTTGCGCAAACGTCACATCGGGAACGATATCGTAACGGTCGTTTTCCAGGAACCCGGGGCTCTTCCCTTCACTCCAAAGAACATACGTAGCCAGTTTCAGCACGTGTTTATTATTGTTCGTGCGGTGAATCCCTGCACGGATCACACCCAGTATCGGGTGGCCGTGTCCCGGTCAAAGGAAGTACCCGTGTTTGGTCCCCCTGTTCGAGCGGGAGCTCTCTACGCCAAAAGTAAGCACTTTGCCGATTTCCTACTATCGAAGGTGATCAACGCTGAAAATGCAGCCCATCGGTCGGAGAAATTTGCTACGATGGCAACTAGAACGAGGCAGGAGTACTTGAAGGATCTTACGAGCAATTACTGCAGTGCAACACTGGTTGATACCGGACAGAAGTTTTCGATTTTCCCGAGTAAAAAGCGGGAAAGGAGTAAGCCTAGATTTTCCGGAGATCTAACGCAAAGAGGGGCTTTCTGTTGGCAGGTCGTTCTGCATGACAGTGGCCAATCGACGCAGGTTGATTGCTTCCTGGGAATTTCGGCGGAAACGTTCGTACTGATCGAAGAATGCTCACGACAGATCATCTTTGTAACTCCGTGTAAGGCAGTTCTCGGTTGGTCAACGAGTCAGAATTCACTTCGTGTTTATCACCACCAGGGTGAATGTGTAACGCTGAATATGAGAGATTCGGGAGACCGTGATGAGCAGTTGGAGGTTATTGAGAGGCTGCGAGCTGTCACCAATGGTTGTGGGGCTTTGGAGCTAGGTCTGCGAAGGAATCCGATGGGCCAGTTAGGTTTCCATGTGCAACCGGATGGTGTTGTGACACAAGTTGAGATCTCCGGACAGGCTTGGACTGCTGGTCTGAGACAAGGTTACCGGTTGGTGGAAATTTGCAAGGTTGCCGTGGCTACCTTATCCCATGATCAGATGGTAGATTTACTGAAAACTTCAGCCCAGGTCACAGTAACGGTGATAGAATCATTTGCGGACTTTAGTCCACGCAGGGGCTGCTCCCTGCAGAATTGTCGCTTTAACTCAATGAACTACGAAAGTGATTATGATAGTGTTCCGGAACGAACAGATAAAAATGGAAAGAAACATTTACCAAGTGCTCAGCTGCAATCGGCAAACCACCGAAGAAGATACGTAAGGAATTTCTCGCCGCCGCGGTCCAGTAACAGTTCCGGCTACGGTACTGGAAGCAGCAGCAGATCCTTCACCGCTCTGAACCCGAATGGTATCCCACCGATCGAACACCGGTACTGCCCGGATATGGGAACACTCACCAGCTCCTCCAGTGGCCACTCTTCCAACGACGAACGCTGGTATGATGTCTTAGATCCACAGCAAGAAGCCGCTCCCACGTCTATGCCAACTTCGTCGGAGCAAAACATCTATCATCATCCAAAGTTAACATCTTCCAGTAATTCGCTACCCCTTGCGGGAGTAACTCCCCGCCCTCTTTCCCTACACAACGATTCACGCCAGCTGGTGGTGAACAACGCAAATAACAACGCCAACATCGCTCTACTCAAGCGATTAATTATAAGCGAGAATAATGGACACGAAAACAATTCCGCCGCCGAACCCCTATATAGCAGTTCCATGAAAAATCTTGCCAACAACCAGCACCTGAGTGCGACGGAGGATGAAGACCTGTCGCGACACAACTCACCCCAGCTTAAACGATCCGCAACGACAACAAACATCTACGGGATCAACGGTGGGAAGAAAGCTGCATCGAACGGCCCAGCCAGTTCCAGCAGTACGTCAAGTTCCCGAAACAACAGTCCGCGCCCGAACAGCGGAGTCATTGATACCAAACTGCGCCAGAAAAGTGCAGCTCCCCAACGAAACAGTGTCAACTACACGGGCAGCTCTCTGCAAGAGGACCTGATGAAACTAATCAATCCGGACTATATAGCTGCCGCTTCCAGTGACGATAACTTCAATGTGggatcaatcgaaaaaatgcAGAAGGGTCACCCGAATAGTCACAGTTTGGGAAATATCTCCTCGCTGGCTTCTGCCAGCGGACTGAAACCAATTCAACAGCTAACGCAAAAGTCTCGTTCGCGAGAGGGAATAAATTTGGGTTCTTCCAACAATTTGAAGGTGGCCAAAAATAATGGAACCATGAATGGTGGTGCCAATGGGCATCAATCCGAACAGGAGTCGGATGTGATTTTTACAACGGCACGCCCAGCCACGGTTATATCTAGCAACTGTTCCAGTCCAGCCAGCGAACTGAACAATAATTCCAGCAAATTGCACATCAACGAGGATCATCTGAAAATGTCACCCAGCCGGAAGCAGCAAATGATGGCAGCGGCGGCGGTGGCTAGCGGCATTCTGAAGAACAGTATGATGGCTAATGGCGGTGGTGGAAGCTCGGCAGCTGGTGGAAGTTCGGCTTCTGGTGGAAAGATTCCACTGCCCGATATGAAGGAAATGGACTGGACTAGTTTGGTGGATACGGCGACCAAGGCGATGACGCAG CTCACCGAATCCGGCTCCAAATCCCACCCGCAGGCAAACGTCTACTACGACGACATCAGCCAGGTCCTGAACGGGGTCGTCCAACAACAGCAGCAActacaacagcagcagcaacagctcCAACACCTTAAACAGCAACAACAGCTGCAACAGGCGGCTGCGGTTGCAGCCCATCACAACGGCACCGGAACACCTGCCCTGTCGGATCTCTCCTCCAATTCCAGTTCAACCTCACCGGTGTCCATCGGTAGCGGAAACAGTGGACATCAGATGCAGAACAGTTCCAGCCTTCCGGAGCTGCAGAGCCAGGTGACGCAACTGTCCGATCGGGTACTGCGCGAACAGCGCCGGAGACGATCCCTGGAACATGCTGTCCGGCGGTTGACCGAGGAAAATCGACGTCTACAGGACGAAAGTCAGGCCGCCGTTCAGCAGCTGCGTCGCTTCACCGAGTGGTTCTTTCAAACCATCGATCGGCAGTCCTAA
- the LOC131683824 gene encoding signal-induced proliferation-associated 1-like protein 1 isoform X1, whose translation MELDQRASSGANGPRTCNRVGGQQSLDSNHGMMGMQAELGGPPLQSVSSMMATNGGAPSNGNMNLLPGQGGIHHHIGPPPHLHPSQPPPPPGHQQHQQQQQQQQQQQLSSGRSGGTARERAMHAVEYYNSNVLRARVGAGLAGPRNSVHDRYPYIQRHLGMNGGNKLVPPTSENLYRSNSSLELIHDHSGSHDGLHPGGSNLRREYGSHGSIDVISSDRHHVGQSTGESFLAMLAEYRPAVFGMDHTHHHVVGHHTHHDSRNGGISSGEDSLDRGNASPKLRMKFNRLWSSSGGQTGKAGRAQQTQSASLEDPSMSANVSMLSNVSASSTTTVSSADIEERQRRRAFAHFDCQSLTANLGYAAKLRGLLLARRRNTTTGASAAATYGTRSSTPDGESIDEDYGDGQGNELLESCPFFRNEIGGEEEREVSLTRMQNPLPVGQQRRAIHRPLLAYGVSVLECSPNETLWKANTCPYQRGPRPIEQIDNGALYYHQFFFGQEHQNWFGMDEQLGPVAISIKKEKLPPSLTPTLTIHGTDVTPAAGQTQQHLYRLIVRTSELLTLRGSVIEDSIPNPRGSGKHVSTKEILEYVAPEVQISCLRLGVNTPQCEQQLLKLDEQGLTNKYKVGILYCRAGQSSEEDMYNNEDAGPAFNEFLDTIGKRVRLKGFEHYKAGLDNKTDSTGTHSLYANYQDCEIMFHVSTMLPFTPNNRQQLLRKRHIGNDIVTVVFQEPGALPFTPKNIRSQFQHVFIIVRAVNPCTDHTQYRVAVSRSKEVPVFGPPVRAGALYAKSKHFADFLLSKVINAENAAHRSEKFATMATRTRQEYLKDLTSNYCSATLVDTGQKFSIFPSKKRERSKPRFSGDLTQRGAFCWQVVLHDSGQSTQVDCFLGISAETFVLIEECSRQIIFVTPCKAVLGWSTSQNSLRVYHHQGECVTLNMRDSGDRDEQLEVIERLRAVTNGCGALELGLRRNPMGQLGFHVQPDGVVTQVEISGQAWTAGLRQGYRLVEICKVAVATLSHDQMVDLLKTSAQVTVTVIESFADFSPRRGCSLQNCRFNSMNYESDYDSVPERTDKNGKKHLPSAQLQSANHRRRYVRNFSPPRSSNSSGYGTGSSSRSFTALNPNGIPPIEHRYCPDMGTLTSSSSGHSSNDERWYDVLDPQQEAAPTSMPTSSEQNIYHHPKLTSSSNSLPLAGVTPRPLSLHNDSRQLVVNNANNNANIALLKRLIISENNGHENNSAAEPLYSSSMKNLANNQHLSATEDEDLSRHNSPQLKRSATTTNIYGINGGKKAASNGPASSSSTSSSRNNSPRPNSGVIDTKLRQKSAAPQRNSVNYTGSSLQEDLMKLINPDYIAAASSDDNFNVGSIEKMQKGHPNSHSLGNISSLASASGLKPIQQLTQKSRSREGINLGSSNNLKVAKNNGTMNGGANGHQSEQESDVIFTTARPATVISSNCSSPASELNNNSSKLHINEDHLKMSPSRKQQMMAAAAVASGILKNSMMANGGGGSSAAGGSSASGGKIPLPDMKEMDWTSLVDTATKAMTQLTESGSKSHPQANVYYDDISQVLNGVVQQQQQLQQQQQQLQHLKQQQQLQQAAAVAAHHNGTGTPALSDLSSNSSSTSPVSIGSGNSGHQMQNSSSLPELQSQVTQLSDRVLREQRRRRSLEHAVRRLTEENRRLQDESQAAVQQLRRFTEWFFQTIDRQS comes from the exons ATGGAACTGGATCAACGAGCCTCCTCCGGTGCGAATGGACCTAGAACTTGCAACCGTGTAGGAGGACAGCAAAGCCTG GACTCCAACCATGGGATGATGGGAATGCAAGCGGAGCTCGGTGGTCCACCGTTGCAATCGGTATCGTCAATGATGGCCACTAACGGTGGTGCTCCTTCGAACGGAAACATGAACCTACTGCCCGGTCAGGGAGGAATTCACCATCATATTGGTCCGCCGCCGCATCTGCATCCTTCTCAACCACCACCTCCACCAGGTCACCAGcaacatcagcagcagcagcaacaacagcaacaacaacagctgAGTAGTGGCCGTTCCGGTGGTACGGCACGGGAGCGAGCGATGCATGCCGTCGAGTACTACAACAGCAACGTGCTAAGGGCTCGTGTCGGTGCCGGGCTTGCTGGACCGCGAAACTCAGTTCACGATCGTTATCCCTACATCCAGCGACATCTCGGGATGAATGGAGGAAATAAGTTGGTTCCACCTACATCGGAAAACCTGTATAGAAGTAACTCAAGCTTGGAGCTAATTCACGATCACAGCGGTAGCCACGATGGACTACATCCCGGCGGGAGTAATTTGCGGAGGGAGTACGGAAGTCACGGTTCGATTGATGTGATCTCGTCCGATCGGCATCACGTGGGACAATCGACGGGTGAGAGTTTCCTGGCGATGCTGGCCGAATACAGACCGGCCGTGTTTGGAATGGATCACACACATCATCATgtagtaggacatcatacacaTCACGATAGTCGCAATGGCGGTATATCTTCCGGGGAGGATAGTTTGGATCGGGGTAACGCGAGTCCTAAGTTAAGAATGAAATTCAACCGATTGTGGTCGTCTTCCGGTGGTCAAACTGGTAAGGCTGGACGTGCTCAACAGACACAAAGTGCTTCACTGGAAGATCCGTCGATGAGCGCAAATGTTTCGATGCTGTCCAATGTGAGTGCGTCCTCGACTACGACGGTTTCGTCGGCTGACATCGAAGAACGTCAACGGAGGAGAGCGTTTGCCCATTTCGATTGTCAGTCGCTAACCGCTAATTTGGGTTACGCTGCTAAACTGAGAGGATTGCTGTTGGCTAGAAGACGGAACACTACGACGGGTGCGTCGGCAGCAGCAACTTATGGAACGAGGTCTTCTACTCCGGACGGAGAAAGCATAGATGAAGACTATGGGGATGGGCAAGGGAACGAGTTGCTGGAGAGCTGTCCATTCTTCAGAAATGAAATTGGTGGAGAAGAGGAACGCGAGGTTAGTTTGACAAGGATGCAAAATCCGCTTCCGGTCGGTCAGCAGAGACGAGCAATTCATCGACCTTTGCTAGCGTACGGTGTCTCCGTACTTGAATGTAGCCCGAATGAAACACTCTGGAAGGCAAATACTTGTCCATATCAGAGAGGTCCTCGTCCCATCGAACAAATCGACAACGGTGCTCTGTACTATCATCAGTTTTTCTTCGGTCAAGAACATCAAAATTGGTTCGGAATGGATGAACAGTTGGGCCCGGTGGCGATTTCGATCAAAAAGGAAAAACTGCCACCAAGTTTAACACCCACGTTGACAATCCACGGAACAGATGTAACACCCGCCGCAGGACAAACTCAGCAACATCTTTACAGGTTGATCGTACGCACCTCGGAGTTGTTGACACTTCGTGGATCAGTCATCGAGGACTCCATTCCGAACCCGCGCGGATCGGGCAAACATGTTAGTACCAAAGAAATTCTGGAATATGTAGCGCCAGAAGTACAAATAAGTTGTTTGAGGTTAGGCGTCAATACGCCACAATGTGAACAGCAGCTGTTGAAGCTTGACGAACAGGGTCTGACCAATAAGTATAAGGTTGGCATTCTGTACTGCCGAGCGGGACAATCGTCCGAGGAGGACATGTACAACAACGAAGACGCAGGTCCCGCGTTCAACGAATTTTTGGACACCATCGGAAAACGTGTCCGATTGAAGGGTTTCGAACACTACAAAGCCGGACTGGACAACAAAACGGACTCCACAGGGACTCACTCGCTGTACGCCAACTACCAGGATTGCGAGATAATGTTCCACGTTTCCACCATGCTTCCTTTCACACCGAACAACAGACAGCAGCTGTTGCGCAAACGTCACATCGGGAACGATATCGTAACGGTCGTTTTCCAGGAACCCGGGGCTCTTCCCTTCACTCCAAAGAACATACGTAGCCAGTTTCAGCACGTGTTTATTATTGTTCGTGCGGTGAATCCCTGCACGGATCACACCCAGTATCGGGTGGCCGTGTCCCGGTCAAAGGAAGTACCCGTGTTTGGTCCCCCTGTTCGAGCGGGAGCTCTCTACGCCAAAAGTAAGCACTTTGCCGATTTCCTACTATCGAAGGTGATCAACGCTGAAAATGCAGCCCATCGGTCGGAGAAATTTGCTACGATGGCAACTAGAACGAGGCAGGAGTACTTGAAGGATCTTACGAGCAATTACTGCAGTGCAACACTGGTTGATACCGGACAGAAGTTTTCGATTTTCCCGAGTAAAAAGCGGGAAAGGAGTAAGCCTAGATTTTCCGGAGATCTAACGCAAAGAGGGGCTTTCTGTTGGCAGGTCGTTCTGCATGACAGTGGCCAATCGACGCAGGTTGATTGCTTCCTGGGAATTTCGGCGGAAACGTTCGTACTGATCGAAGAATGCTCACGACAGATCATCTTTGTAACTCCGTGTAAGGCAGTTCTCGGTTGGTCAACGAGTCAGAATTCACTTCGTGTTTATCACCACCAGGGTGAATGTGTAACGCTGAATATGAGAGATTCGGGAGACCGTGATGAGCAGTTGGAGGTTATTGAGAGGCTGCGAGCTGTCACCAATGGTTGTGGGGCTTTGGAGCTAGGTCTGCGAAGGAATCCGATGGGCCAGTTAGGTTTCCATGTGCAACCGGATGGTGTTGTGACACAAGTTGAGATCTCCGGACAGGCTTGGACTGCTGGTCTGAGACAAGGTTACCGGTTGGTGGAAATTTGCAAGGTTGCCGTGGCTACCTTATCCCATGATCAGATGGTAGATTTACTGAAAACTTCAGCCCAGGTCACAGTAACGGTGATAGAATCATTTGCGGACTTTAGTCCACGCAGGGGCTGCTCCCTGCAGAATTGTCGCTTTAACTCAATGAACTACGAAAGTGATTATGATAGTGTTCCGGAACGAACAGATAAAAATGGAAAGAAACATTTACCAAGTGCTCAGCTGCAATCGGCAAACCACCGAAGAAGATACGTAAGGAATTTCTCGCCGCCGCGGTCCAGTAACAGTTCCGGCTACGGTACTGGAAGCAGCAGCAGATCCTTCACCGCTCTGAACCCGAATGGTATCCCACCGATCGAACACCGGTACTGCCCGGATATGGGAACACTCACCAGCTCCTCCAGTGGCCACTCTTCCAACGACGAACGCTGGTATGATGTCTTAGATCCACAGCAAGAAGCCGCTCCCACGTCTATGCCAACTTCGTCGGAGCAAAACATCTATCATCATCCAAAGTTAACATCTTCCAGTAATTCGCTACCCCTTGCGGGAGTAACTCCCCGCCCTCTTTCCCTACACAACGATTCACGCCAGCTGGTGGTGAACAACGCAAATAACAACGCCAACATCGCTCTACTCAAGCGATTAATTATAAGCGAGAATAATGGACACGAAAACAATTCCGCCGCCGAACCCCTATATAGCAGTTCCATGAAAAATCTTGCCAACAACCAGCACCTGAGTGCGACGGAGGATGAAGACCTGTCGCGACACAACTCACCCCAGCTTAAACGATCCGCAACGACAACAAACATCTACGGGATCAACGGTGGGAAGAAAGCTGCATCGAACGGCCCAGCCAGTTCCAGCAGTACGTCAAGTTCCCGAAACAACAGTCCGCGCCCGAACAGCGGAGTCATTGATACCAAACTGCGCCAGAAAAGTGCAGCTCCCCAACGAAACAGTGTCAACTACACGGGCAGCTCTCTGCAAGAGGACCTGATGAAACTAATCAATCCGGACTATATAGCTGCCGCTTCCAGTGACGATAACTTCAATGTGggatcaatcgaaaaaatgcAGAAGGGTCACCCGAATAGTCACAGTTTGGGAAATATCTCCTCGCTGGCTTCTGCCAGCGGACTGAAACCAATTCAACAGCTAACGCAAAAGTCTCGTTCGCGAGAGGGAATAAATTTGGGTTCTTCCAACAATTTGAAGGTGGCCAAAAATAATGGAACCATGAATGGTGGTGCCAATGGGCATCAATCCGAACAGGAGTCGGATGTGATTTTTACAACGGCACGCCCAGCCACGGTTATATCTAGCAACTGTTCCAGTCCAGCCAGCGAACTGAACAATAATTCCAGCAAATTGCACATCAACGAGGATCATCTGAAAATGTCACCCAGCCGGAAGCAGCAAATGATGGCAGCGGCGGCGGTGGCTAGCGGCATTCTGAAGAACAGTATGATGGCTAATGGCGGTGGTGGAAGCTCGGCAGCTGGTGGAAGTTCGGCTTCTGGTGGAAAGATTCCACTGCCCGATATGAAGGAAATGGACTGGACTAGTTTGGTGGATACGGCGACCAAGGCGATGACGCAG CTCACCGAATCCGGCTCCAAATCCCACCCGCAGGCAAACGTCTACTACGACGACATCAGCCAGGTCCTGAACGGGGTCGTCCAACAACAGCAGCAActacaacagcagcagcaacagctcCAACACCTTAAACAGCAACAACAGCTGCAACAGGCGGCTGCGGTTGCAGCCCATCACAACGGCACCGGAACACCTGCCCTGTCGGATCTCTCCTCCAATTCCAGTTCAACCTCACCGGTGTCCATCGGTAGCGGAAACAGTGGACATCAGATGCAGAACAGTTCCAGCCTTCCGGAGCTGCAGAGCCAGGTGACGCAACTGTCCGATCGGGTACTGCGCGAACAGCGCCGGAGACGATCCCTGGAACATGCTGTCCGGCGGTTGACCGAGGAAAATCGACGTCTACAGGACGAAAGTCAGGCCGCCGTTCAGCAGCTGCGTCGCTTCACCGAGTGGTTCTTTCAAACCATCGATCGGCAGTCCTAA